GGCCGCCGGCGGCGTCGTCGTCTACGACGCCGAGGCCCCGGCCTTCTGGGTCCTGGCCGATCCCGAGGGCAACGAGGCCTGCATCACCACCTGGGAGGGCCGCGACCCCTAGCCGAACACGGTCGCCCAGTCGCGCTTGACGCTCACGACCGTCCAGCTCCGGGCCTTGGCCTCCTCGAGGGCGCGCTCGGCCCCGGCGACGTAGTCGAACTCGCGCTCGGGGTCGTCGTGCAGCACCAGCAGCCGCAGCCCGGGACGCGACGGGCCGCCGGCGTAGCGCAGCATCTCGATGTCGCCGTTGGAGTTCCCGGCGGCCACGATCGGCCGCCGCCCGATGCGGCTCCAGATCCGCACCGGCTTGACCGGGCCGTCGTCGAAGTAGTCCGGCTGGGCCTCGTACACGACCGAGCCGCCGTGCTCGTCCGGCTCGTAGCGCAGCGCGTTGCTGGTGCCGATGACCCGCTCGGAGGGGATGTTGTAGATCGCCTGGGTGACCGGCCGCATGAAGTCGCGGTCGCCGCCCGAGGCGATGTAGTTGGTGAACCCGTTGGCCGCCAGGTAGCCGAGCAGGTCGATCATGGGCCGGTAGCCGCAGTGGTGGAAGGCGCGGCCCAGGGTCGGGTGCCGGCCGGCGACCAGGAACCGGTGGGCGGCGGCCCCGTAGTCGTCGACGGTCATGCCCGCGAACGCCTGCAGGATCCCGGCCAGCAGCACCTTCACGTCGCTGTCGTCGCCGTGGTAGTGCTTGGTGATGACGTCGCCCAGCCAGCCGTAGTCCCTGTCGTAGGCCGCCTTCCACGGCTGGCGGCCGCGCAGCGAGGCGTCCTCCTCGGCCATGGCGGCCAGCCGCTGCAGGATGAAGCCGGGCTCGATCGGCATCGGCTTCTCGCACCACAGGGTGCCGTCGTTGTCGAACACCGCCACCCGCTCGTCCGGCGGCACGAACTCCGGCGACCCCTCGGTGGTGACCCGCTCCACGAACTCCCGGATCGCCGTCGCCGCGGGCCCGTCGTTCCAGCTGGCGAGGTGTTCGTCGGCCACGGCCTACTTCTGCCCGAGGGCGCGGGCCAGCTCGTCCCGGCCCATCTTGGAGCGGCCCGGCAGGTTCCGCCGCTTCGCCTCCTCGTAGAGCTCCTGGCGGGTCTTGGGCGACGACCCGCCGCTGCGCTTGCGCTTGGCCACGGCCGCGCCCTGCTTGCCCAGCGCGGTCCGGGTCTTGGCCGGCATGTTGGCGATCGAGCGCTTCCGCTTGGCCCCGCTCTGGGCCTTCTTGACGTTGCGCTTGGCCGCCTCGACCTGCTTCTTCGTGGCCATCTCGGTCCTCCCGCCGACGTCCGTTCCGGTTGCATACCCCGTCAGCGGCGGACGATGCAGCGGAACCCGAGGTGGGAGGTGCCGGTTTCTCCCGGTGTTCGACGACCGCCCCGGCCGTGCAGCTCTGCTCGCCGGAGGAGTCGGTGAAGCGCATCCCCCTCGGCGGCGATCCGGTCGATGCTGGGGGTCCGGTAGCCCATCAGCCCGTCCGGCGTTGCACCCTCCCTCGCTCGCCCGGTGGTCCACGCCGCCCTACCATCCCTTGGGCCAGGGCGACCTGCCCGCACTCTGACCGGGTGATTCGCGCGCTGATCCGGAGGCATGGCCATGGGAGGTGACCAGGTGCCCGCGGGCCCGCCCGACGGGGTCGTGGCCGGCGACGACGGGGTCGCGCGCTGCTGGTGGGCCGCGGGCGACCCGCTGTACCGCCGCTACCACGACAGCGAGTGGGGCCGGCCGGTCGCCGACGACCGCCGCCTGTTCGAGAAGCTCTGCCTCGAGGGGTTCCAGGCGGGGCTGAGCTGGCTGACGATCCTGCGCAAGCGGGAGCGCTTCCGGCAGGTGTTCGCCGGCTTCGACCCGCCGGCCGTGGCCCGCTTCGGGCCCCGGGAGATCGAGCGGCTCCTGGCCGACCCCGGGATCGTCCGCAACCGGGCCAAGATCGAGGCGACCATCAACAACGCCCGCCGCCACGCCGACCTGGCGGGCGAGTTCGGCAGCCTGGCCGCCTACG
This portion of the Actinomycetota bacterium genome encodes:
- a CDS encoding HAD family hydrolase, whose protein sequence is MADEHLASWNDGPAATAIREFVERVTTEGSPEFVPPDERVAVFDNDGTLWCEKPMPIEPGFILQRLAAMAEEDASLRGRQPWKAAYDRDYGWLGDVITKHYHGDDSDVKVLLAGILQAFAGMTVDDYGAAAHRFLVAGRHPTLGRAFHHCGYRPMIDLLGYLAANGFTNYIASGGDRDFMRPVTQAIYNIPSERVIGTSNALRYEPDEHGGSVVYEAQPDYFDDGPVKPVRIWSRIGRRPIVAAGNSNGDIEMLRYAGGPSRPGLRLLVLHDDPEREFDYVAGAERALEEAKARSWTVVSVKRDWATVFG
- a CDS encoding plasmid stabilization protein, producing the protein MATKKQVEAAKRNVKKAQSGAKRKRSIANMPAKTRTALGKQGAAVAKRKRSGGSSPKTRQELYEEAKRRNLPGRSKMGRDELARALGQK
- a CDS encoding DNA-3-methyladenine glycosylase I — translated: MGGDQVPAGPPDGVVAGDDGVARCWWAAGDPLYRRYHDSEWGRPVADDRRLFEKLCLEGFQAGLSWLTILRKRERFRQVFAGFDPPAVARFGPREIERLLADPGIVRNRAKIEATINNARRHADLAGEFGSLAAYVWRFEPGPAARPAVLDHAALLQLGRTPESTAMSKDLRRRGWAFVGPTTVYAFMEAMGLVNDHLEGCDRRLPVERERQAFRRP